One segment of Mycolicibacterium sp. YH-1 DNA contains the following:
- the allB gene encoding allantoinase AllB translates to MTTDAGERSNQPEFDLVVRGERTLTTAGIVAREIGIRDGRVVAIEPLGSALIGAEIVELTDEQVMIPGLVDTHVHVNEPGRTEWEGFDSATRAAAAGGVTTLIDMPLNSIPPTVNVEALNAKRAAASGKTHIDVGFWGGAIPGNTDDLRGLHDDGVFGFKCFLLHSGVDEFPHLDADEMEKDMAVLAGFDSMMIVHAEDSRAIDRAPSAEGNQYERFLASRPRGAENVAIAEVIERARWTGVRAHILHLSSSDALPMLATAKRDGVKITVETCPHYLTLLAEEIPNGATAFKCCPPIREASNRELLWQGLLDGTIDCIVSDHSPSTIDLKDVENGDFGVAWGGVASLQLGLSLIWTEAKRRGIELTQVLEWMAAKPAALAGLNNKGKIALGYDADFAIFEPESAQVVDVHKLHHKNPISPYDGRALAGVVTSTWLRGKKIDFQTAQGRMLRRGGV, encoded by the coding sequence ATGACCACCGACGCAGGGGAGCGGTCCAACCAACCCGAGTTCGACCTGGTGGTCCGTGGCGAGCGCACACTGACGACAGCGGGAATCGTTGCCCGCGAGATCGGTATCCGCGACGGTCGCGTCGTCGCGATCGAGCCGCTGGGCAGCGCCCTCATCGGCGCGGAGATCGTCGAGCTCACCGACGAGCAGGTCATGATCCCAGGCTTGGTCGATACGCACGTGCACGTCAACGAGCCGGGCCGCACCGAGTGGGAGGGGTTCGACTCCGCTACCCGCGCAGCGGCGGCGGGCGGTGTGACCACGCTGATCGACATGCCGCTGAACTCGATTCCGCCGACGGTCAATGTCGAAGCCCTCAACGCCAAGCGTGCGGCGGCATCGGGCAAGACACACATCGACGTCGGCTTCTGGGGCGGTGCGATCCCCGGCAACACCGACGATCTGCGCGGCCTGCACGACGATGGCGTGTTCGGCTTCAAGTGCTTCCTGCTGCACTCTGGCGTCGACGAGTTCCCGCATCTCGACGCGGATGAGATGGAGAAGGACATGGCCGTGCTGGCCGGCTTCGACTCCATGATGATCGTGCACGCCGAGGACTCCCGCGCCATCGACCGAGCACCCTCGGCGGAGGGCAACCAATACGAACGCTTCCTCGCGTCACGGCCGCGCGGCGCCGAGAACGTGGCGATCGCGGAGGTTATCGAACGCGCTCGGTGGACCGGCGTCCGTGCTCATATTCTGCACCTGTCGTCGTCGGACGCACTGCCGATGCTCGCCACCGCGAAACGCGACGGCGTCAAGATCACCGTCGAGACCTGCCCGCACTACTTGACCCTGCTGGCCGAGGAGATCCCGAACGGCGCGACCGCATTCAAGTGCTGTCCGCCGATCCGTGAGGCGTCGAATCGGGAACTTCTGTGGCAGGGCCTGCTCGATGGCACGATCGACTGCATCGTCTCTGACCACTCACCGTCGACGATCGACCTGAAGGACGTCGAGAACGGTGACTTCGGCGTTGCATGGGGCGGCGTCGCGTCGCTTCAGCTCGGCCTGTCGTTGATCTGGACCGAGGCCAAGCGTCGCGGTATAGAACTCACGCAGGTGCTCGAGTGGATGGCGGCCAAACCCGCAGCACTCGCCGGATTGAACAACAAGGGCAAGATCGCGCTCGGCTACGACGCCGATTTCGCGATCTTCGAGCCCGAGTCTGCGCAGGTCGTCGACGTGCACAAGCTGCACCACAAGAACCCGATCAGCCCGTACGACGGACGGGCACTCGCCGGTGTCGTGACGAGTACCTGGTTGCGCGGCAAGAAGATTGACTTCCAGACCGCGCAGGGGCGGATGCTGCGCCGTGGCGGCGTGTAG
- a CDS encoding LysR family transcriptional regulator codes for MAPDTVSLRYFLVLAQELNFTRAAARIGIAQPALSARMRRLEAELGTSLLVRNTRIVVLTTAGAALADSAPPALAALDRAWDTARSAGAGELGTLRIGYSLSAGAETVPALVDRLIRSSPGLEVGAVPMATPEISPAVADGRIDAGITRGEQPGRGVRRFLLRRLRVGVQLAQHHPLAEHSEIGIVDAAAYPLRLPDRAANPVIHDELSALFRDIRPRPRFHTPAVSFDMSQRDLRDGLTLAPAGEAAVTTQPADLTWRPLQGAPTLTIHLVLPRVQSPLHRRTRAVAKTLAHELHWLPD; via the coding sequence GTGGCGCCGGACACGGTGAGCTTGCGGTACTTTCTGGTGCTGGCGCAGGAGTTGAACTTCACCCGCGCGGCCGCACGGATCGGTATCGCGCAGCCCGCACTCAGTGCCCGGATGCGTCGATTGGAGGCGGAACTCGGTACCAGCCTGCTGGTTCGCAACACGCGGATTGTCGTATTGACCACGGCCGGTGCGGCTTTGGCGGATTCCGCGCCGCCCGCGCTGGCGGCGCTGGACCGGGCATGGGACACCGCCCGGAGCGCTGGGGCTGGTGAACTGGGCACGCTGCGCATCGGATACAGCCTCAGCGCCGGGGCCGAGACGGTACCGGCCCTGGTGGACAGGCTCATTCGTAGCAGCCCGGGTCTCGAGGTCGGCGCGGTCCCGATGGCGACACCGGAGATCTCCCCCGCGGTCGCCGACGGCCGCATCGATGCGGGGATCACCCGCGGTGAACAGCCGGGTCGTGGCGTGCGCCGGTTCCTGCTGCGGCGTTTGCGCGTCGGGGTCCAGTTGGCGCAGCATCATCCGCTGGCCGAACACTCGGAGATCGGGATCGTCGACGCGGCCGCGTATCCGCTGCGACTCCCGGACCGTGCGGCCAACCCCGTGATCCACGATGAGCTGTCCGCACTGTTCCGAGACATCCGACCACGCCCCCGATTCCACACGCCCGCAGTCTCTTTCGACATGTCTCAGCGCGACCTACGCGACGGGCTCACCCTCGCTCCGGCCGGTGAAGCCGCGGTCACGACACAACCGGCCGATCTCACGTGGCGACCGCTGCAGGGCGCACCCACCTTGACCATCCACCTGGTCCTCCCGCGCGTGCAATCACCACTACACCGCCGCACCCGTGCCGTCGCCAAAACCCTGGCGCACGAGCTGCACTGGCTGCCGGACTGA
- a CDS encoding EthD family reductase produces the protein MHKTLVLYPEPTDPDHFRDYYVNNHLPLVMNWPGLLAWRYSFDVAATKGEAPYFAVFEADFADAAALAAARASPQGQRLAADVVNYATGGVVVIDYPVQDGTLRDDFEAMPCWGPSALAKSIQHGG, from the coding sequence ATGCATAAGACACTGGTCCTATATCCCGAGCCCACCGACCCTGACCACTTCCGCGACTACTACGTGAACAACCACCTTCCGCTGGTCATGAATTGGCCCGGCCTGCTTGCGTGGCGCTACAGCTTCGACGTGGCGGCGACCAAGGGAGAAGCGCCGTATTTCGCGGTCTTTGAAGCCGACTTCGCTGACGCCGCCGCATTGGCTGCGGCACGGGCGTCGCCGCAAGGCCAGCGGCTGGCCGCCGATGTCGTCAACTACGCCACCGGCGGTGTGGTCGTCATCGACTATCCGGTGCAGGACGGCACGCTCCGAGACGACTTCGAAGCTATGCCATGTTGGGGTCCAAGCGCTTTGGCCAAATCGATCCAACATGGCGGGTGA
- a CDS encoding SDR family NAD(P)-dependent oxidoreductase, with protein sequence MTATLPLATKNALVTGASRGIGAAIARRLASLGAAVAITYRSDYQAAHRLVEELGQAG encoded by the coding sequence ATGACCGCAACCCTGCCACTGGCCACCAAGAACGCACTTGTCACCGGTGCGAGCAGGGGCATCGGCGCGGCCATCGCGCGGCGGCTCGCCTCGCTGGGAGCCGCCGTGGCGATCACCTACCGAAGTGACTATCAGGCCGCCCACCGTCTCGTCGAGGAACTAGGGCAGGCGGGCTAA
- a CDS encoding amidohydrolase family protein, with the protein MSRKAMRVIALEEHYADPELLGATGFDVSRLPASRRAGLTDHRVRLADMDRAGIDLQVLSALPPGMQQIPGPRAAIEARAANRRLHEQALTSWPDRFAAFATLPLTDPDASAAELDYAVRELGFLGAMIHGMAGDRFLDHPDFAPILDAAAELGVPLYLHPGFPPPAVIEAYYSCLSPAIGHALASHAYGWHYETSLHALRLIAAGVFDRLPTLQIILGHLGEGLPFHLPRIERMLSGAAPHLAHLVSSYVRNNFWITTSGYFDDEPLRLARHVFGDARIMFSVDYPFSDNTTATDWLHGLGLEPDTWHAIAHRNAEHLLGLTSPVDAPGATP; encoded by the coding sequence ATGAGCCGCAAAGCGATGCGCGTCATCGCCCTCGAAGAGCACTACGCCGACCCAGAACTCCTCGGCGCCACCGGGTTCGACGTCTCCCGGCTCCCAGCGTCACGCCGCGCCGGGCTGACTGATCACCGGGTCCGCCTGGCCGACATGGACCGCGCAGGCATCGACCTGCAGGTGCTCTCAGCGCTGCCGCCCGGAATGCAACAGATCCCTGGCCCACGCGCAGCGATCGAGGCCCGCGCCGCCAACCGCCGGCTCCACGAGCAAGCACTCACCTCCTGGCCAGATCGCTTCGCCGCGTTCGCCACGCTACCGCTGACCGATCCTGACGCCTCGGCAGCCGAACTCGACTATGCAGTGCGCGAACTCGGCTTCCTTGGAGCCATGATTCACGGCATGGCCGGGGACCGGTTCCTCGATCACCCCGACTTCGCGCCCATCCTGGATGCCGCCGCCGAACTGGGGGTCCCGCTCTACCTGCACCCAGGCTTCCCACCGCCAGCGGTGATCGAGGCCTATTACTCCTGTTTGTCACCGGCGATCGGGCATGCGCTGGCCTCCCACGCCTACGGCTGGCACTACGAAACATCGCTGCACGCTCTTCGGCTGATCGCCGCCGGCGTGTTCGACCGGCTGCCCACGCTGCAGATCATCCTGGGTCACCTCGGGGAGGGACTGCCCTTCCACCTGCCGCGCATCGAACGGATGCTGTCCGGAGCCGCCCCGCATCTGGCTCACTTGGTCAGCAGCTACGTGCGGAACAACTTCTGGATCACCACCAGCGGCTACTTCGACGACGAACCCCTGCGGCTCGCGCGCCACGTCTTCGGCGACGCCAGGATCATGTTCTCCGTCGACTACCCCTTCAGTGACAACACGACCGCCACCGACTGGCTTCATGGGCTCGGGCTCGAGCCCGACACCTGGCACGCGATCGCCCACCGCAACGCCGAACACCTGCTCGGCCTCACATCCCCCGTCGACGCACCCGGAGCAACCCCATGA
- a CDS encoding alpha/beta fold hydrolase has protein sequence MPLPTQLRPALLLVHGAWHGPWCWEDLLPILSRRGWRSHTVDLPSGLAPGSPAPTPVPGLYDDAAAIAGKLAEIAEPAVVVAHSYGGAPVTEACAQVDNVAHLIYLAAFQLDVGESVRTSMGADPTNPIPEAGYSPPMHPADLYSDVPHDIADRATRRLRLQSDPSRAQPIRTAGWGTIGSSYVVCDDDKAIPPHRQLQFAARADATHHLPTGHSPFYSAPVELADLLGLIVSNATRSTAR, from the coding sequence ATGCCGCTACCCACCCAGCTTCGCCCAGCTCTACTCCTGGTCCACGGTGCGTGGCATGGCCCGTGGTGCTGGGAAGACCTCCTTCCCATCTTGTCGCGCCGCGGCTGGCGCTCGCACACGGTGGACTTACCCTCAGGCCTGGCTCCTGGTTCACCGGCGCCGACGCCGGTACCCGGTCTGTACGACGACGCAGCGGCCATCGCCGGCAAGCTTGCCGAGATCGCGGAGCCTGCCGTCGTCGTCGCACACTCCTACGGGGGCGCCCCGGTCACGGAAGCGTGCGCCCAGGTCGACAACGTCGCCCACTTGATCTACCTGGCTGCGTTCCAACTCGACGTCGGCGAAAGCGTGCGAACGTCGATGGGGGCCGACCCCACCAACCCGATCCCCGAGGCTGGTTACTCACCACCGATGCACCCGGCGGACCTCTACTCCGACGTCCCGCACGACATCGCTGACCGTGCGACGCGGCGGCTACGCCTGCAATCAGATCCCAGCCGCGCTCAACCGATCAGGACGGCCGGGTGGGGCACCATCGGATCGAGCTACGTCGTCTGCGACGACGATAAGGCAATCCCCCCGCACCGCCAGCTTCAGTTCGCCGCCCGCGCCGACGCGACCCACCATCTGCCCACCGGACACTCTCCGTTCTACTCCGCACCCGTCGAACTCGCAGACCTGCTGGGCCTGATCGTCTCCAACGCAACCCGAAGCACTGCGCGATGA
- a CDS encoding Lrp/AsnC family transcriptional regulator, which translates to MTRPSDGLILHALQLNPRVSFRRIAEVTGLSEQTVSRRYHRLRRDGVLRVAGMVNPRLLGAAQWVARIRVKPDRVAQLADALIRRPDIGYTSIQSGGTELLCIIRAPKAAGRNPTLLQQLPRSSSVLGISIDLMLHSFGDATTTVWTAYGEKLTSTQAHQVVAETYRYEELADGAPTAPTEDDMRLLVELAHDGRTSHAELARATGWSVPRVARHLTALERSGTLLYDVDILPEQIGYHVNAILWLTLSPEHTHAVGSQLATHDEVAFVAAITGRSNLMVVVICRDEEDLYRYLAGSFATLRRVATYDISVRTEQLKQSTSLVTHGRLINATPRTTRT; encoded by the coding sequence ATGACCCGCCCTAGTGATGGACTGATATTGCACGCACTGCAGCTGAATCCTCGGGTGTCCTTCCGGCGCATCGCCGAGGTCACCGGACTGTCGGAACAGACCGTGTCTCGCCGCTACCACCGGCTGCGCCGTGACGGGGTGCTGCGGGTCGCAGGCATGGTCAACCCCCGCCTGCTCGGCGCTGCCCAGTGGGTCGCACGCATCCGGGTCAAACCCGACCGCGTCGCACAGCTGGCCGACGCGCTGATACGCCGACCCGACATCGGCTACACCAGCATCCAGTCAGGCGGGACCGAACTGCTCTGCATCATCCGGGCGCCCAAGGCTGCCGGGCGGAATCCGACTCTCTTGCAACAACTTCCACGGTCCTCCTCGGTCCTCGGCATCAGCATCGACCTCATGCTGCACTCCTTCGGTGACGCAACGACGACGGTCTGGACCGCATACGGAGAAAAGCTCACCAGTACCCAAGCCCACCAGGTCGTCGCTGAGACGTACCGCTACGAAGAACTAGCAGACGGCGCACCGACTGCCCCTACCGAAGACGACATGCGCCTGCTCGTAGAACTCGCACACGATGGACGGACGTCCCACGCCGAACTGGCCCGAGCGACCGGCTGGTCGGTGCCGCGGGTGGCACGGCACCTCACCGCCTTGGAGAGGTCGGGCACGTTGCTCTACGACGTCGACATTCTGCCCGAGCAGATTGGCTACCACGTCAACGCGATCCTGTGGTTGACCCTGTCCCCGGAACATACCCACGCCGTGGGAAGCCAGCTCGCCACCCACGATGAAGTTGCCTTCGTCGCAGCCATCACCGGACGTAGCAACCTCATGGTCGTCGTCATCTGTCGTGACGAGGAAGATCTCTACCGCTACCTCGCCGGCAGCTTCGCCACACTTCGCCGCGTTGCTACTTACGACATTAGCGTTCGCACCGAGCAGCTTAAGCAATCGACGTCCCTCGTCACCCACGGACGTTTGATCAACGCCACCCCCCGCACTACCCGCACATGA
- a CDS encoding FAD-dependent oxidoreductase produces the protein MDETPAEETTVVLVGGSLVGLTAAVFLASQGVPTVLVERHSGSALHPRAIGYTTRTMELFRSVGIELPQSTQGGPPRRARVESLTGSWFEEYPWSPTESSASKVSDHSPVHASAIAQDGLEPILRRRAVELGADLRLGTELISFQDDERGVTVTLRRRADGSEYHIKADYLIAADGANSSIRDRLRIGRTGRGLLSVRRSILFRAPELEHHLRHGIVQFEIEQPGFDAFLTTYSDGRWVLMLTDDRDRSDDEQRAAIRRATGIDDLPIELITTGRWELSALIADHFSCGRVFLIGDAAHQLPPSRGGYGANTGIGDAHNLAWKLAAVHAGRSEAPLLDTYDAERRPVAWLRHNQIFAHDDYKAYGDASTPAEEIIDDVAMELGQLYRSAALPDVGPELPAARTPDEWAGQPGTRAPHVWIDPHRSTLDTFGYHWTLVTDSETWRSATNDVTHNLGIHVDIVCVASDSEASRSVATAYGLGARGAALVRPDGYIAWRAVTAPTSRTAALRAALTAAAMPVPRASAWDDRAAIVDLTARYADAINRGWNGKTVQPEVISQIFTTDGTFVHPGTPPTEGAAAIAAALPDATAHVPFAMHTFLNPVLVIDGDTATGEWLMWLAANGDGDPRAAYLGADIGYARTAAGWRIKSIAITPGMRLPA, from the coding sequence ATGGATGAGACACCCGCAGAAGAGACGACCGTCGTTCTCGTCGGCGGCAGCCTGGTGGGGCTGACAGCGGCGGTATTTCTTGCCTCGCAGGGGGTTCCGACGGTCCTCGTCGAGCGGCACTCAGGCAGCGCTCTGCACCCGCGCGCCATCGGCTATACCACGCGCACGATGGAACTGTTCCGCAGTGTCGGGATCGAGCTACCACAAAGCACGCAGGGTGGCCCGCCGCGGCGCGCTCGAGTCGAGAGTCTCACGGGCTCCTGGTTCGAGGAATACCCCTGGTCGCCAACGGAATCCAGTGCGTCGAAAGTGAGCGACCATTCACCGGTACACGCTAGTGCGATCGCACAGGACGGCTTGGAACCCATTCTGCGGCGGCGCGCCGTAGAACTCGGCGCAGACCTACGGCTAGGTACCGAACTCATCTCCTTCCAGGACGATGAACGTGGAGTCACCGTCACGCTGCGCAGGCGCGCCGACGGCAGCGAATACCACATCAAGGCCGATTATCTGATCGCAGCAGACGGAGCCAACAGCTCAATTCGGGACAGACTCCGCATCGGACGCACCGGCCGAGGACTGTTGTCCGTCCGGCGCAGCATCCTGTTTCGCGCGCCAGAACTTGAGCACCATCTGCGCCACGGCATCGTGCAATTCGAAATCGAGCAACCAGGCTTCGATGCCTTCCTGACGACCTACTCCGACGGTCGCTGGGTGCTCATGCTCACCGATGACCGCGACCGCAGCGACGACGAGCAGCGCGCCGCGATCCGCCGCGCCACCGGGATAGACGACCTGCCGATCGAACTGATCACCACCGGACGCTGGGAGTTGTCGGCGCTCATCGCCGATCACTTCAGCTGCGGGCGGGTGTTCCTCATCGGTGATGCCGCACACCAGCTCCCGCCTAGCCGCGGCGGGTACGGTGCGAACACCGGAATCGGTGACGCGCACAACCTCGCCTGGAAACTCGCCGCGGTCCACGCAGGCCGTAGCGAGGCGCCACTCCTGGACACCTATGACGCAGAGCGACGGCCCGTCGCGTGGCTGCGCCACAACCAGATCTTCGCCCACGACGACTACAAGGCCTACGGCGACGCGTCCACACCAGCAGAAGAGATCATCGACGACGTCGCGATGGAACTCGGCCAGCTCTACCGCTCCGCGGCACTCCCCGACGTCGGCCCGGAGCTCCCGGCAGCCCGGACACCCGACGAGTGGGCCGGGCAACCCGGCACCCGAGCACCACACGTGTGGATCGACCCGCACCGTTCGACGCTCGACACATTCGGGTACCACTGGACACTGGTCACCGATTCCGAGACGTGGCGCAGCGCCACCAATGACGTTACACACAATCTCGGCATACACGTCGACATCGTCTGTGTGGCATCCGATTCTGAGGCGTCTCGGAGTGTCGCCACCGCGTACGGTCTAGGTGCCCGCGGAGCCGCCCTGGTCCGGCCCGACGGGTACATCGCGTGGCGTGCTGTAACAGCGCCGACGAGTCGCACAGCGGCACTGAGGGCCGCACTGACGGCCGCCGCGATGCCCGTGCCCAGAGCGTCCGCCTGGGACGACCGCGCTGCCATCGTCGACCTCACCGCTCGCTACGCCGACGCCATCAACCGGGGCTGGAACGGCAAGACTGTTCAGCCCGAGGTGATCTCGCAGATCTTCACCACCGACGGCACATTCGTGCATCCGGGTACGCCGCCGACCGAAGGGGCGGCCGCGATCGCGGCCGCCCTGCCCGACGCGACGGCGCACGTACCCTTCGCGATGCACACATTCCTCAACCCCGTGCTCGTCATCGACGGTGACACCGCCACCGGCGAGTGGTTAATGTGGCTCGCCGCCAACGGCGACGGCGACCCCCGCGCCGCGTACCTGGGCGCCGACATCGGCTATGCGCGCACCGCCGCAGGGTGGCGCATCAAATCGATCGCCATCACACCGGGAATGCGTCTACCGGCTTAG
- a CDS encoding TetR/AcrR family transcriptional regulator translates to MTTEVLGRRERKNAQTRRALAEAAERLFLDRGYDAVAVKDIADEVDVSVPTLFKHVPDGKPAVMFDDGVERRESLLAAVHDRPGGVSVIAALRDFMAGRGPFEQNPSPAFRRRTELIMGTPALREYSRKLWIRCEAPLAEALATELGRPADDVTARAAARYVLEIPQFVGDEPEPRTALDAIFDLLEHGLPAPHVTS, encoded by the coding sequence ATGACTACTGAGGTGCTGGGCCGACGCGAGCGCAAGAACGCCCAGACGCGTCGCGCTCTCGCCGAGGCCGCCGAGCGGTTGTTCTTGGACCGAGGTTATGACGCCGTCGCGGTCAAGGACATCGCCGACGAGGTCGACGTCTCGGTGCCCACCCTGTTCAAGCACGTTCCCGACGGGAAGCCGGCGGTGATGTTCGACGACGGCGTGGAGCGACGAGAGAGTCTGCTCGCCGCCGTCCACGACCGGCCGGGGGGTGTTTCGGTGATCGCTGCGCTGCGGGATTTCATGGCCGGGCGTGGACCATTCGAGCAGAATCCGTCGCCGGCGTTTCGACGGCGCACCGAGCTGATCATGGGCACTCCCGCCTTGAGGGAGTACTCGCGAAAGCTCTGGATCCGTTGCGAGGCACCGCTTGCCGAAGCCCTAGCGACCGAATTGGGTCGTCCGGCAGACGACGTGACGGCGCGTGCCGCCGCCCGTTACGTACTGGAGATCCCACAGTTCGTCGGTGACGAACCCGAACCCCGCACAGCGTTGGATGCGATCTTCGATCTCCTCGAGCATGGGTTACCAGCGCCCCATGTCACATCATGA
- a CDS encoding acyl-CoA dehydrogenase, whose amino-acid sequence MSHYKPPVRDLQFNLLEVLPWHRVTEAPAYSDLDPENLRELIAEVSRLSENVVAESFVESDRHPPTFDPESHTVKLSEPFKRSVRAVLDGGWAKMGIAEEVGGTPMPKVLVWGLQELILGAHPAVFFYIGGAGFASIFHKLATEEQKKWAIIAAERGWGGTMVLTEPDAGSDVGAGRTKAVKQEDGSWHIDGVKRFITSADSDDLFENIMHLVLARPEGAGPGTKGLSLFFVPKFHFDPETGEPGERNGAFVTNVEHKMGLKASATCELTFGQHGVPAKGWLVGEVHDGIAQMFDVIEQARMLVGTKAIATLSTGYLNALEYAKSRIQGADLTQMTDPAASRVPIICHPDVRRSLMTQKAYAEGLRALYIYTATYQDVSVARAVHGVDPELAGRVNDLLLPIVKGVGSEQAYAKLTESLQTFGGSGFLQDYPIEQYIRDAKIDSLYEGTTAIQAQDFFFRKIIRDKGVALAHVAGQIDTFVKNESGNGRLKTERELLATALVDVQGMAASLTGYLMAAQEDAANIYKVGLGSVRFLMSVGDLMIGWLLAKQAQVAHNALDNGDGDPDREFYLGKIAVASSFAKNFLPLLTSTRSIVENLDNDVMELDEAAFHS is encoded by the coding sequence GTGAGCCATTACAAACCTCCGGTCCGTGACCTGCAATTCAATCTCCTCGAAGTTCTTCCGTGGCATCGAGTGACGGAGGCTCCGGCCTACAGCGATCTGGATCCGGAGAATCTGCGAGAACTGATTGCAGAGGTCAGCCGGCTCAGCGAGAATGTTGTGGCCGAGTCCTTCGTCGAGAGTGACCGCCATCCGCCGACTTTCGATCCGGAGTCTCACACGGTGAAGTTATCCGAACCGTTCAAAAGGTCGGTGCGCGCGGTTCTCGACGGCGGCTGGGCCAAGATGGGTATCGCTGAAGAAGTGGGCGGCACGCCGATGCCGAAGGTACTGGTATGGGGTTTGCAGGAGCTCATCTTGGGCGCACACCCCGCGGTGTTCTTCTACATAGGCGGTGCAGGCTTCGCGAGTATTTTCCACAAGCTGGCCACCGAAGAGCAGAAGAAGTGGGCCATCATCGCCGCTGAGCGCGGCTGGGGCGGCACCATGGTGCTTACCGAGCCCGACGCGGGTTCCGATGTCGGCGCCGGTCGTACCAAGGCGGTCAAGCAGGAGGACGGCTCCTGGCACATCGACGGCGTCAAGCGGTTCATCACCTCTGCCGACTCCGACGACTTGTTCGAGAACATCATGCATCTGGTACTGGCGCGCCCCGAAGGCGCCGGCCCGGGCACCAAGGGTCTATCGCTGTTCTTCGTGCCGAAGTTCCACTTCGACCCCGAAACCGGCGAACCCGGTGAGCGCAACGGCGCCTTCGTCACCAACGTCGAGCATAAGATGGGCCTCAAAGCCTCGGCGACATGTGAGCTGACCTTCGGTCAGCACGGCGTGCCCGCCAAGGGTTGGTTGGTCGGCGAGGTCCACGACGGCATCGCGCAGATGTTCGACGTCATCGAACAAGCCCGAATGCTGGTCGGCACCAAGGCCATTGCCACGCTGTCGACGGGTTACCTCAACGCTCTCGAATACGCCAAGAGCCGTATTCAGGGCGCCGACCTGACGCAGATGACGGACCCCGCCGCGTCGCGTGTGCCCATCATCTGTCATCCCGATGTGCGTCGTTCGCTGATGACACAGAAGGCCTACGCCGAAGGACTACGCGCCCTCTACATCTACACCGCGACCTATCAAGACGTTTCCGTAGCACGGGCCGTGCACGGTGTCGACCCAGAACTGGCGGGCAGGGTCAACGATCTGCTGCTGCCGATCGTCAAGGGTGTCGGTTCCGAGCAGGCGTACGCCAAGCTCACCGAGAGCCTGCAGACCTTCGGCGGATCCGGCTTCCTGCAGGACTACCCGATCGAGCAGTACATCCGTGACGCCAAGATCGACTCGCTCTACGAAGGCACCACCGCCATCCAGGCGCAGGACTTCTTCTTCCGCAAGATCATCCGCGACAAGGGTGTGGCACTGGCCCACGTCGCCGGACAGATCGACACCTTCGTCAAGAACGAGTCCGGTAACGGCCGCCTCAAGACTGAGCGCGAACTGCTGGCGACGGCCCTGGTCGACGTGCAGGGCATGGCCGCCTCACTGACCGGCTACCTGATGGCTGCGCAGGAAGACGCCGCGAACATCTACAAGGTCGGTCTTGGCTCGGTGCGCTTCCTGATGAGCGTCGGCGACCTGATGATCGGCTGGTTGCTCGCCAAGCAGGCACAGGTGGCGCACAACGCGCTCGACAACGGCGACGGTGATCCCGATCGCGAGTTCTATCTGGGCAAGATCGCGGTGGCGTCGTCCTTCGCGAAGAACTTTCTGCCGCTGCTCACCAGCACTCGCAGCATCGTGGAGAACCTTGACAACGACGTGATGGAACTCGACGAAGCCGCGTTCCATTCATGA